The genomic stretch CTAAATAGGAATGCTATATTATTCATTATCAATTATCTTTTCAATGATGGCTTTTCTTCCCAGTCGATCGTCAATTTCTAAATTAACTTTGATATAATTAGGTGGTAAATTGGGTAATAATTCTGACCATTCGATCGCAGTTATACCCGGTTCAACTTCAATGCCTGTCCAATAATTTTCTAGGTGTAAATCTTTAATTTGTTGAGAATTTAAACGATATAAATCAATATGATAAAGAGGTATTTTTCCTTCTAAATATTCATTAATTAAAGTAAAAGTTGGACTCACGATCGAGTCCTTAATTCCTAATGCTTCTCCTAATCCCTGAATTAAAGTTGTTTTTCCTGCACCCAAATTACCACTCAATAACAAAATGCTATTTGGAGTTAATTCATCTGCTAATTGATGTCCTAATTTTTTCGTTTCTAACTCATCACTAAGTAATATAATTTTTTGATAATTTTTATTCATATTAATATACTTTTCTTGTGAATATTTACTAAATAAGGTTTATTAAAAAATTGATTATTATTAAAAACAAAAAAGATAAAACACAGCAATTTGATTAATTATAATTGCAGGATAATTTGATTGTTACATTTTAGATAAAGAAGAAACTTTGGCTAATTTTGTTGGATCTAAACCTTGTAATTCTTCTAAACTTATCCAACCCTCTTTTAACAGTTGTGCAAAGGTAAAAATTAACATAGATTCTCTGGCATCATATTTACCATCAAGATCATAACGTTTAGCACTCAAAATATCATGAATTTGCCACAATTGTTCCATCTCAGTCAGATTATTAATTTGATGGCGTATTTGTGTCACTAAAGTTTCTGTTTCTCGCTGATATGCTGTTTTTAATACTCGTTGGCTAATTTCTATTTCTGTACTTGTCCATTGTGTCTCAGTAATTATTCTTGACATAATATGTTTTAAAAAAAGATATAAGAAAATTTAAACATTATTATATTTTATCAATATATTTGAAAAAAAACAAAAAAAAGAGTCCTTCAAAAAGAAAAACTCTATGGATTTATTAAGACATAAAATAGCTAATAACTATCTATAAAAAACTATAATCATTTGTGAGAATTTTAGATACTTTTAATTAAAGGAATTAGCTTTTAGCTGTTAGCCTTTTTTTGATTAAAGAATAAGTAATCAATTATAATGTTGGAAAGAAATTTAACTTCACAATAACTAATTCCTAATTGCTAATTGCTCAGTGCTAATTAAACATAATTATTTCTCACGATTCATATATGATTGCTATATTAACGAATTAAGTTTAATAATTCTTTGGGAGAAGCTAATAAATCAATAGCAACAAAAAAGATTTTTCCATCGGGATTGAGAAGGAAACGCCATGCAATATCCATGCCAACATTACCGCCAAACCAAGGTGTTTGTACTTTTCCTGTAACTTTAATTTGAGTATAACCTCCATCAGCAGGTTCGGTAACACCGTGTTTAGGTATTAATTTGAGGTTTTGACATTCTTCTTTAAAGAAGCGGAGAATATTATCTTTACCAACGATGGGACGTTTGAACGGAGGTTGTAATGCACCATCAGGAAGAAATAATTCGATTAAAGTATCAAAATCGTTAGCATTTAAGTTATCCATGTAGTTAAGTACTGTTGGGTTGCTGACCCCATCAATGGATACTTTTGTACGCTTAGATACTTCTTGAGGAGGAGTTACAGGTTCAGCGATCTGTGTATAATTCCCTAATTTATTAACATCATAACCCATATCAACCACTGCATTACGAAGTACGGTAATTTGTTGACCTGGTTCTAATTTTTTGATAGCTTCTAAAACAGAATTGGCATTAGCAGAAAGTTGATAACCTTCAGGAATAGGTGCAACGATTCCTTCTTCCATAAATTTGCCTAACTGATACCAAAAACCAAGTTTGATATTTACACTCCAGACAGCATAAGTACGACAAATAGGAGTATCCGCACGGTTAGCTAAATCGCACATGACTTGTGATTGTTGTTGAGCTGTCATGGTTTTGATTTCGTTAAGAGTTGATTCTGCTAATATCATACTAGCGGCTCCAGGGGCTGCGATCGTAATTGTTGTACCCATTTCTAGGTAAGCAAACCAAATTAAGGCTAATTGATCTTCTGCACTTAATTGGGTAAATCTGGCGATCGTAGCTGGTACGACATCTGCGGCTAAGGTTTGAGGAAAAATAGTACGAGCCGAATCAATAGTAAAAGGCATAATTAAAACCTAATTTTGTAAAGTTATGTAACTAATTTAACATTTTTGGTTTAAAAAATATTTAGTGTTGAGGTGTGGATTCTGCGATAGTGACCAAAGAAAAGATCATGTTACCCTAGAGTTTGTTTTTATTTTTCGCCTTAAACAAAAAATATTATGAGTAATTACTGGGGTTTAGTTATTGCTTTAGTGATTATTTCTCTTTGGATAGTAACAGTTTCTCTTTATCAAATTAATGACTTTACTAAAGTTAATTACTTGGTAATTTTATTATTAATTCTGTGGCAAACTTTTTTAAATACGGGATTATTTATTATTGCCCATGATGCTATGCACGGTCTAATTTTACCGATAAATATTAAATTTAATCATTTTATTGGTACGGTTGCTTTGATTTTATATGCTTTTTTATTCTATGAAAATTTAAGAAAAAAACACTTATTACATCATCGTTTTTCTGGAACTAATCTTGATCCAGATTTTCACAATAGGGATAATTCAAGTTTTTTAAGTTGGTATGGAGAATTTATGACTCAATATCTCAGTTTTAATAATTTATTTCGATTATGCTCAATTGTGTTAATAATTGCTTATTATTGTGAAATTACTTGGCTTCATTTACTATTATTTTGGGCATTACCTTTAATTTTAAGCTCATTACAACTATTCTTTTTTGGCACTTTTTTACCTCATCGTCAAAATAACGAAGAAGAGGGTATATCCTCTATTCAAAGTCTTTATTTACCAAAATTTTGGTCATTAATTGCCTGTTATCATTTTAGTTATCATCAAGAACATCATCAATATCCTTGGGTGCCTTGGTGGAAATTACCTTCTTTTGTAAAATAACTATTTATGAAGATTTAGAGGTTAGTTGATAAGAAAGAGGTTCACAAAATTGATCAATTCCTTGTTTGATTACATAGATAATAACAGGGACTACTAATAAAGGAGGACAAATTTTTTTTTCTAGTATCGAATTGACTGCCGTTTCAATATAATTGTCTTGTAAATCCGATCGTAAATTTTCCTCACATATGGCTACCCGACAACGTTTTGCCCAACCCTCTAACCAATCAACTCGATCAGGGGTTTGTCCTATTTTAAGTGCGATCGAGGTTGCACCGTCTTCTAAATCTCCTTCTGCATCTTCTATCATCTCCAATGCCATCATAGCTGGTTGACATTCAGTTAATTGATCTCGATAGTAACTAATTTCTTGGCTGGTTAATTGCATAAATATTTGATAAATAATTAACGCTCTTGATAACGATAAGATATTATTGATAAATAGTAACAAAAATATACTAAAAGATAAATAGGATAAGAGAAATTATTTTTTGATTTATCCTATAAAAAATAAGAAGATTATAGTTATTCTTTGTATTTTACTTACTCTTTTTATATCAATTGCCAAATTCTTTTAAGATTATAGGAATTAAAAGTAAAATCTTTAGAAATAATTGTTATATATTCTTCTATAGATTGACTCATCATTTTCAGTTGATTAACTCGTTATTTTCTGTGGATAATTGCCGTAAAATTTGGGGATTTTCTTTAATGATATTTATGTTTTGACTTAGAGGCTGTTTATAATCAATTATCGTAACTATTGCCTCTTGACTTTTGTCTATTGCCTGACTTCTTCCCGAAGTCTATTATTTTTGTGGATAACTCTAACACCTAACAGAGAATTTATGATAGAGGGTGCAAGATCTAAAATATAATATAACTTACTATCTACTATGTATTATCCACCATGTTTTTTACTTCTACTCGCAATAAATGGCAATCTATAATCAAAGAATTAGAAGAAATATTGGGTAAAAATGGTGTAGTCAAACGCAAAGAAGAACTTTTAACCTATGAATGTGACGGCTTAACTGAATATCGTCAACGCCCTGCCTTAGTAACATTACCAAAAACTACAGAGCAAGTAGCACAAGTGGTCAAGATTTGTAATAAATATGAAACTCCTTGGGTAGCAAGAGGGGCTGGTACGGGTTTATCTGGAGGTGCGTTACCTGTAGAAGACTGCATTTTAATTGTTACAGCGAGAATGCGAGAAATTTTGGATATTGACTATGATAATCAAAGAATTGTGGTGCAACCCGGTATTATTAATAATTGGGTGACACAAGCAGTTAGTGGAAAAGGTTTTTATTATGCTCCAGATCCTTCCAGTCAGATAATATGCTCTATTGGTGGTAACGTGGCAGAAAATTCTGGGGGTGTCCACTGTCTTAAATATGGTACGACAACTAATCATGTTTTGGGTTTAACGATCGTGA from Geminocystis sp. NIES-3709 encodes the following:
- the tsaE gene encoding tRNA (adenosine(37)-N6)-threonylcarbamoyltransferase complex ATPase subunit type 1 TsaE — its product is MNKNYQKIILLSDELETKKLGHQLADELTPNSILLLSGNLGAGKTTLIQGLGEALGIKDSIVSPTFTLINEYLEGKIPLYHIDLYRLNSQQIKDLHLENYWTGIEVEPGITAIEWSELLPNLPPNYIKVNLEIDDRLGRKAIIEKIIDNE
- a CDS encoding orange carotenoid-binding protein — encoded protein: MPFTIDSARTIFPQTLAADVVPATIARFTQLSAEDQLALIWFAYLEMGTTITIAAPGAASMILAESTLNEIKTMTAQQQSQVMCDLANRADTPICRTYAVWSVNIKLGFWYQLGKFMEEGIVAPIPEGYQLSANANSVLEAIKKLEPGQQITVLRNAVVDMGYDVNKLGNYTQIAEPVTPPQEVSKRTKVSIDGVSNPTVLNYMDNLNANDFDTLIELFLPDGALQPPFKRPIVGKDNILRFFKEECQNLKLIPKHGVTEPADGGYTQIKVTGKVQTPWFGGNVGMDIAWRFLLNPDGKIFFVAIDLLASPKELLNLIR
- a CDS encoding fatty acid desaturase codes for the protein MSNYWGLVIALVIISLWIVTVSLYQINDFTKVNYLVILLLILWQTFLNTGLFIIAHDAMHGLILPINIKFNHFIGTVALILYAFLFYENLRKKHLLHHRFSGTNLDPDFHNRDNSSFLSWYGEFMTQYLSFNNLFRLCSIVLIIAYYCEITWLHLLLFWALPLILSSLQLFFFGTFLPHRQNNEEEGISSIQSLYLPKFWSLIACYHFSYHQEHHQYPWVPWWKLPSFVK